From a region of the Mercurialis annua linkage group LG1-X, ddMerAnnu1.2, whole genome shotgun sequence genome:
- the LOC126660707 gene encoding dirigent protein 4-like, with amino-acid sequence MTGLGNSAPSDFDRSKYAPICPILANTSKIGVILHLSVTRNDGQLVPFGDLYVVNNALKLGINPTSKIIGRAKGLEVASSQANEIPTWFLCLDFGFSRGKFKGSSIIICSRSLVLEPERELAVIGGRKKFRMATGFAKVRTVFANTTDNYVVSKYDVTVYD; translated from the exons ATGACTGGCTTGGGGAATTCTGCTCCTTCTGACTTTGATCGCTCCAAATACGCTCCAATTTGCCCGATTCTCGCCAAT ACAAGTAAAATAGGTGTAATTCTACACCTATCAGTAACCAGAAATGACGGCCAACTAGTCCCATTCGGCGATCTTTATGTTGTTAATAATGCTTTAAAATTAGGCATTAATCCAACCTCAAAAATTATAGGGCGTGCTAAAGGACTCGAAGTAGCATCTAGCCAAGCAAATGAAATTCCCACATGGTTTCTTTGCTTGGATTTCGGATTTAGTAGAGGAAAATTTAAAGGAAGTTCGATTATCATTTGTTCACGAAGTTTGGTTTTAGAACCAGAACGCGAGCTTGCAGTTATTGGTGGAAGAAAAAAATTTAGGATGGCTACAGGTTTTGCTAAGGTTCGAACAGTTTTTGCAAATACTACTGATAATTATGTGGTTAGTAAGTATGATGTTACCGTATATGACTAA